The nucleotide sequence GCTGGCGCTCGTGGTGCTGGCCGCGTTCCGGCCCGGTCTGTTCACCTCGCTGGACCCCCTGCACGGGGTGCCCTCGGAGAACTTCCGCGGCCCGGGCGGCGGGCACTGGTTCGGCACCGACGAGCTGGGCCGTGACGTCTTCTCACGGGTCGTGCACGGTGCGCAGCTCTCGCTGAAGGCGACCCTCATCGCGGTGGGCTTCGCATTCGTGGTCGGCGGGATCATCGGTCTGGTCGCCGGGTTCGTGGGGCGCTGGGTCGAGGACGTGCTGATGCGCTTCGTCGACGTGCTGCTGTCGATCCCGTCGCTGTTCCTGTCCCTCGCCCTGGTCACCGCGCTGGGCTACGGGACGGTGAAGGTGGCGGTCGCGGTCGGCATCGCCAGCGTCGCCGGTTTCGCCCGGGTGACGCGCGCCGAGGTGCTGCGGGTGCGGCAGGCGGTGTTCGTCGAGGCGTCGCGGTCCTGCGGCGCCCGCTGGTACTCGGTACTGGGCCGGCACGTGCTGCCCAACGCGGCGGGTCCGGTGATCGTGCTCGCGACCCTCGAGTTCGGCTCTGCCGTCCTCGCCGTGTCCTCGCTGAGCTTCCTCGGCTACGGGGCGCCGCCGCCCGCGCCGGAGTGGGGCACGCTGATCTCCGACGGGCGCAACTACCTGGCCAACGCCTGGTGGCTCACCGTGCTGCCCGGCCTCGCGATCGCGGCGACGGGCCTCGCCACCAACCGCGTCGCCCGGGCGCTGGACGGCGAATGGTCGCGCCGGCGATGACCGGCCCCGCGACGAACGGACCCGCGGCGAACCGGACCGGGACCGACCGACCCGAGACGACGGAGCAGCAGGTGCCCGACGAAACCGTGCAGGACCGGCAGGTGCCCGGCACGCCCGCGCCCCACCGGGCAGTACTCGATGCGCCCGGGGAAGCCCGGCCGGGGTCCGGGGAGCACGCCACGGACCGGCCCGCGTCCGGGGCACCCGCACCCGGCGAGGCCGTGGGGAAGGAGCACCCGCTGCTGGAGGTGCGGGATCTGTCGGTGTCGTACCGCACGCGTGGCGGCACCGTGCGGGCGGTGCGGGGCGTCGACCTCGACGTGTGGCCGGGGCAGATCACCGCGGTGGTGGGCGAGTCGGGTTCCGGGAAGAGTACGACCGCGCACGCGATCACCCGGCTGCTGGCCGCCAATGCCCACGTCGACGCCGGTACGGTCAGCTTCGGCCGCCACGATCTCACCGCGCTGTCCGAACGCGAGCTGCGTACCGTACGCGGCGCGCGGATCGGGCTGGTGCCCCAGGACCCGACGGTGTCGCTCAACCCCGTCAAACGCGTCGGTGAGCAGGTCGCCGAGGTGCTGCGCATCCACGGGCTGGCGACCCGGCGCTCCGCACCGGCGGCCGCGATCGCCGTCCTGGAGCGGGCCGGACTGCCCGACGCCGCGGTCCGCGCCCGGCAGTACCCGCACGAGCTGTCCGGCGGGATGCGCCAACGGGCCCTGATCGCGGTCGCGATCGCCGCCGGTCCGGAGCTGATCATCGCCGACGAGCCGACGAGCGCCCTGGACGTCACCGTGCAGCGCGTCATCCTCGACCACCTCCAGCACCTCACCGAGGAGTCCGGCACCGCCGTCCTGCTGGTGACGCACGATCTCGGGGTGGCCGCCGACCGCGCCCAGCGGATCGTCGTCATGTCCGAGGGGCAGGTCGTGGAGGCAGGCCCCACCCGGGAGGTCCTGGAGAACCCGCGGCACGCGTACACCCGGCGGCTGCTGGCCGCCGCGCCCAGCCTGGCCACGGCCCGCCCGCGCCCCACCGGTCCCACCGGCCCCGCGGACACGCCGGCTCCCGGTACGGCCCCGCTCGTGGAGGTCCGCAACCTGGTCAAGGAGTTCCGGCTGCCCGCGGCCGGCGGCGGGGCCCGCACCCTGCGCGCGGTCGACGACGTCAGCCTCACCCTGCACCGCGGCCGGACGCTCGCCCTGGTCGGGGAGTCCGGCTCCGGGAAGTCGACCACCGCGCGCCTGGTCCTGCGGCTGGCCGAACCGAGCGCCGGGAGCGTCCTGTTCGACGGCGCCGACGTGACGACCGCCCGCGGGGCGCGGACCCGGGAGCTGCGCCGGCGGGCCCAGCTCGTCTACCAGAACCCGTACGCCTCGCTCGATCCCCGGTTCTCCATCGGGGAGGTGATCACCGAGCCGCTGCGGGCGTTCCGGGTCGGCGACCGAGCCTCGCGGCTCGCCCGGGCGCGGGAACTGCTCGGCAAGGTGGCGCTGCCCGCCTCCGTCCTGGACCGTCGCCCGGCCGAACTCTCCGGCGGGCAGCGGCAGCGGGTCGCCATCGCGCGCGCCCTCGCGCTCTCGCCGGACCTGGTGGTGTGCGACGAGCCCGTGTCGGCGCTCGACGTGTCCGTCCAGGCCCAGGTCCTCGACCTGCTCGCCGAACTCCAGGCCGACACCGGGGTGGCGTACCTCTTCATCTCGCACGATCTGGCCGTCGTACGCCAGATCGCCCACCGGGTCGCCGTCATGCGGTCCGGCCGCATCGTCGAGACGGGCACCGCCGAGGAGTTGTTCACCCGTCCCCGCCACGACTACACCCGCGAACTGCTCGCGGCGATCCCCGGCGGCCGCCACGCGCCGTCCGGGGCCGCCGCGTCATCCGAAACCGAGGAGCTCATATGACCGTGCACGACACATCGACCGATCTGGACGCCTTCGCCGACGACTGGCGGGAATGGCACCGTGGGCAGGAGGAGCGGCTCGCGGACCCGCACGGGTTCCTGGCGGTCACCGGCCTGCACTGGCTGAGCGAGCGTCCGGAGCGCTTCCCGGACGCCCCGGGCGCGTGGTCGACCGGCGCCGACGGCGTCCTCGTGGTCCTCGACGAGGGCGAGGAACTGGTGATCGACGGCGTGGCCGTCCGCGGCGAGCACCGGTTCGGCGTGATCCCGGAGCGCTCCGGGATCACGCCGTCTGGGGCGATGCCGTCGTCGAGGTGGCCAAGCGCGGCGGACAGGACATCGTCCGGCCCCGGCACCCGGACGCGCCGCTGCGCACCGCCTTCAACGGCACCCCGGCCTACGAGCCGCATCCCCGATGGGTGGTGACGGGCCGTTACACGGCGTTCGACCAGCCCCGGCCGACGACGGTGGGCGCGGCCGTCGAGGGGCTGGAGCACGTGTACGACGCTCCGGGCAGGGTCGAGTTCGAGCTGGCCGGACAGCCCCTGGCGCTGACCGCGTTCCCCGGTCACGGGCCGGGCGGTCTGCTGGTGCTGTTCACCGACGCGACCTCGGGCGTCACCACGTACGCGGCGAACCGGGCCCTCGCGCTGGACGCGCCCGCCGCCGACGGCACGGTCGTCCTCGACTTCAACCGGGCGACCAACCTGCCGTGCGCGTACACCGATCTGGCCACCTGCCCGCTGCCGCCCGCGGAGAACCGGCTGCCCGTGCCGGTCGAGGCGGGCGAGCGGATCCCCCGCGAGCGCGGCGGGTCGTGACCACCGTGCGCCGATGAGCCGACCCCGACCCTGAGGACGAGCACCGCATGAGCATCCCCACCATCACCTCGCTGGCCTTTCTCACGCCCGGCAACTTCGCCGACGACGATCCGTACACCGGTCTCGAAGAGACGCTCCAGCTGTTCGAGTACGGCGAACGGACCGGCTTCGACGGTGCATGGATCCGCCAGCGCCATCTGGAGCACGGCGTGGGCTCGGCCGCGGTGTTCCTCGCCGCGGCGGGTCAGCGCACCGAGCGGGTCGAGCTGGGCACCGCGGTCATCCCGATCGGGTACGAGAGCCCGTTCCGGCTGGCCGAGGACCTGGCGCTGGCCGACGTCCTGTCCCGGGGGCGGCTCCAGGCCGGGTTCAGCACCGGCATGCCGCACGCCGAACTCCTCGGCGACCTGGTGTACGACGGTGACTGGCGCGACTTCGACCTGTCGTACGGCAGGATCGCCCGGGTCATCGACAACCTGCGCGGGGACTACCTCGGGGGTCCGGACACGGTGATCCGCTCGCCGGGCAACGTCCAGCGCCCCCGGTTGCAGCCGCACGACCCGGGGCTGCTGGACCGGGCCTGGTACGGGGGCGGCAGTCTGCGCTCGATCCGGTGGGCCGCCGGGCAGGGGCTGAACCTGCTCACCGGCAACATCGTCACCGGTGAGGGCACCGACGACTTCTCCACCGCCCAGCTCGCCCTGGTCTCGGAGTACCGGCGCACGGTCCCCGCCGGGCGTCCGGCGCGGATCGGGCTCGGGCGGGTCGTCGTGCCCTTCGACAGCGCCGACGCCGCCACCCGCGCCCGCTACCGGGAGTACGCGGCGGCCCGGCACGCGCGCACGCTGGGCCCGCAGGGCGCCGGCCGGACCCTGTTCGCCCCCGACCTGGTCGGGACCGCGGAGCAGATCCTGGAGCGGCTGGCCGCGGATCCCGTGGTCGGGGCCGTGTCGGAACTGCGGCTGGAGCTGCCGTACGAGTTCCACCGGGCCGACTACGAGCAGATCCTGCACGATGTGCGGCACCTGATCGCGCCGGAGCTGGGCTGGCGCCCCGCCGGAGCGGACACCGGGGCCGCACGGCCGGTCGCCGCCGGGGGCGCGGGCGGGACGGGCCGGTGAGCGCGGGTGCGCGGGACGGGCCGGTGAACGGGAGTGCGCGGGACCGGTCGGCGCCGTGGTCGGCCGCCGGCCCCGCGCGCCCCGGTCACACCAGGCGTCGGATGTCACCGCGGACCCGGTAGAAGCCGCCGGCCGCCGTGTGCAGGGAGTCCACGACGTAGCGCGCTCCGGGCTCGCGTATGTCGCGCGGGAACTGGACGTTCATGGACGAGTCGTAGCCGTCGGACACCACGTGGACCCGGACCCGGCCGGCCTCCTGGACACACTCGACGACGACGGCGCCGGAGGGCGCCCGGGTCACGGTGGCGACCGTGGCCGCGGCGGTGGCGGGCACGTAGGTGGGCAGGGCGGCGGCGAGCTTGACGTCCCGTGCCACCGGTACCGTGCCCTGCTGGGCGGCGGTGACGGCCGCCTCGCTCGCGTCCACGCACACCAGCGAGCCGTCCGTGGTCACCAGGTAGAGCCGGTCGTCGCGGTACTGCATCGACAGCGCCGAGCCGCCGCCCGTGCCGAGCTTCCACAGACGGGTGCCGTCCCGGTCGAAGCAGTAGACGGACGAGGAGGCGTCACCCGCGAAGACGAACCTCCCGCTCGGCGAGGTGGCGCACGAGTACACCGCGCTGTCGCAGCCGTAGGTGGCCTCGACGGCCCCGGTGGCCTTCGACAGCCGCTGCACCACCTTGTGCGCGGTGCCCGCGTACACGGCGTCCTCCTCCTGCCAGCCGAACAGGACACCGCCCCGGGTGGGCGTGTGCCACAGCTCGCCGCCGCCGTCGGGCGCGTAGGCGGTGACGCCGCGGTGGTGCCCGTGGTAGACGGCCCGGTCGTCCGCGCGGACCATCCAGGCGTGCTCCCCCTGGCTGCGCCGGGCCCACTGGTGTTCGTCCTCGTGGTCGATGACGGTGAGCCGGCCGTCGCGGTCCGACACGTTGAGCAGGCCCTCGTGGATGTCCAGCCAGAAGATGTCGACATCGGCCGTGATGTCGTACGCGGCGAAGGGGAGCTTCGAGGACAGGTCGTAGACCTTGCCGTCGTCACAGCCCGCGTAGATCCAGAAGTCGTCGGCGACCAGGCACTTCACCCCGTCCGGGAGGCTGAAGCGGGCCAGGACGCCGCCGTCGTGGTCGAGGGTGTAGACGTCGCCCGCCTGGTTGCCGACCCAGCAGCGGTCGTCGTCCACGTGGATGCCGAACGCCGAGGAGCCGGTGCGGAAGCGCCACAGCACCGGGGCGACGGCACGCGCGGTGGACGGCGCCGAGGTCACCTCGCGGCGGGTCACCGCGCGCGGGGCGCGCTGTCCGGCGACGGCCGGGGCGTATCCCTTGCGGACCTTCTCGCCGACCTTGCGCGCGGCGGCGGCACGGGCCTTCTCCACGGTGGGGAACGTCGTCGTCTGGAGCTGTCCGGTGGCGCCGATCCGCCCGTACCGCACCGTCACCACCACGCCGTCCACGGCCACTTCGTAGAACTTGTGGGCACCGCCGCCGTCCTGCGAGAGCTCCAGATACGTCGTCGACACGGTGCTCGACCCGGTAGCCATGACAAACCCCTCCCCAGGGTGGACCCGCGGCCTTTCCGGCAGGTCCCACTCCCTGAACCGTAGGGGCAGCCACTGACAATCGCGTTCGCGGCCGTCAGCTTCCCGGGCTCCCGGGGTCGTCCGGATCCTTCGGGCCCTCGGGTCGATCGACGCCCTGGGTGGCATCGCCGGGCCCGGGGTTCCCGACAGGACCGGCCTTCCCGGCGGGACCGGCCTTCTCGACGGGCCCCGGGTCGGTGCTCGGCGTGCCGTTCTCGGCGTCCTTCGTGGGGCGTCCCGGCGGTGCGTCGCCGGCGGCCAGGTGTTCCAGGACCTCGACCAGTTCCTGACAGGCGCGTTCCACCGAGCGCCTGGTGTTGCGCTGTTCGGCGATCACCGCGGAGAGCAGCAGGGCGGTCAGCGCCATCGTCCCGTTGAAGGCCTGGAGCTTGATCATCACCTCGATGCGGCTCAGCCGCTCGAAGGGGCCGACGCCGTCCGTCGCGGCGACCGTGGCCAGGACGGACGTGAACAGGGCGCACAGCATGCTGCCCGCCAGCTCGAAGCGCAGCGCCGCCCAGATCAGCAGGGGGTAGACGAGGAAGAGCAGGCTGACGGAGCTGTAGGTGGCCAGCGGGACGAGGGCGCAGGTGACGAGGGCGAGGCCCACGGCCTCCTTCCAGCGGGACAGCCGGAAGGGTCTGGTGACCGTGTGCAGCACCAGCAGGACCGGCGTGACGATGAGGACGCCCATCGCGTCCCCGACCCACCAGGCCAGCCAGACCGGCCAGAAACTGTGGGCGGCGAGCCGGTCGGCGAGGACGAGCAGGCCGACCCCGACGGTCGAGCTCAGCAGCATCGCCGTGAGGGCGCCCAGGAAGACGAGGGCCAGGCCGTCGCGCAGCCGGGCCAGGTCGTTGCGGAAGCCCACCTTGCGCAGCATGAGGTACGCGCAGACCGGGGCGGCTGTGTTCCCGATCAGGTTGCCGACGGCCGCGGGCCGCAGCGGGCCCAGCGACATGATGACGAAGAGGGAGCCGAGGGTGATGCCCGGCCAGCAGCGGATGCCGAGGATCAGCAGCGCGGCGAGCGCCACTCCCGTGGGCGGCCAGATGGGCGTGAAGACCGCGCCCTCGACGACGAGCTCCCGCACCAGCCCGAGGCGCCCGGCCGCGTAGTAGCCGAGGGCGACGGCCAGCGTCTGTACGACGAGGACGGCCCGTCGGCGCAGATCCGGGGAAGCCACCACAGGAGCCATCAGACACCGGTGCGGCGCCGTCGGCGAGGCGAGACGCGCGGGGCCGGGCCCTACGGTCCCGCCAGGGGGACGTCGGGGGCCGTCCGCCCGTCGTGCCCCACGACCAGGACGGCCGCGTCGTCCTCGTGTCCGACGCGCTCGGCCCCCTTGATCACCGCGGTGGCGAGCGCGTCCGCCCGCATGCCGGCGACCGCGGCGATCCCGGCGAGCCGTACGACCTGGTCGAGGCCCTCCTCGACACTCAGGGTCGGCCCCTCCACCACACCGTCGGTGAGCAGGACGAAGATTCCGCCCTTGGTGAGCCGGTAGCGGGTGACCGGGTAGTCCGCGCCCTCCAGGACACCGAGGGGCGGTCCGCACTCGTCCTCGGCGACACCGGACTTGCCGTCCGCTGTGGCCCACACGCACGGGATGTGGCCCGCTCGGGCGCTCTCCAGGGCCCCGGTGGCGGGATCGAGCCGCATGAAGATGCAGGTGGCGAAGAGCTCGCTGCCCAGGGAGAGGAGCAGTTCGTTGGTCCGCGCGAGCAGCGCGCCGGGCTCGCCCGTGACGGAGGCGAGGGCCCGCAGTCCGACCCGGACCTGGCCCATGAACGCGGTCGCCTCTATGTTGTGGCCCTGGACGTCGCCGATGGACAGGCCGATGCGCCCGTCCGGCATGGTGAAGGCGTCGTACCAGTCGCCTCCGACGTTGAGGCCGTGGCAGGCGGGCGCGTACCGCACCGCCAGTCGGAAGCCGGGGGCGGTGGGCAGGCCTCGGGGCAGCATGCCGCGCTGGAGGGCGAGGGCCAGCTCCACGCGGGATCGTTGCAGCTCGGCGCGCTCGCGCGCCTGCGCGGTCAGCGAGCCGAGTCTGGCCAGCAGCTCGTCACCGTCGTCCGTGGGGCGCTTGCGCGACATCGATCACTCCGGCGGGACGGCAGCCCGACGGGGGCCACTCATCGGGCAAAACACACATTTTACCTTCAGAGGATGATAACGGCCCCGGATCCGACCCCACATGTGCGCCCGCACCGGCCCCGGGTCCCAGGTGTCGGCCCCGGGCCTCAGGTGCCCTCGGGTGCCGACCCCGGGGCCGGGGCCGCGACGGTCAGCCGGCGAGCGCCGCGTCCACCACGTCCTTGGCCTCCTCCTGG is from Streptomyces asoensis and encodes:
- a CDS encoding WGR domain-containing protein, whose product is MATGSSTVSTTYLELSQDGGGAHKFYEVAVDGVVVTVRYGRIGATGQLQTTTFPTVEKARAAAARKVGEKVRKGYAPAVAGQRAPRAVTRREVTSAPSTARAVAPVLWRFRTGSSAFGIHVDDDRCWVGNQAGDVYTLDHDGGVLARFSLPDGVKCLVADDFWIYAGCDDGKVYDLSSKLPFAAYDITADVDIFWLDIHEGLLNVSDRDGRLTVIDHEDEHQWARRSQGEHAWMVRADDRAVYHGHHRGVTAYAPDGGGELWHTPTRGGVLFGWQEEDAVYAGTAHKVVQRLSKATGAVEATYGCDSAVYSCATSPSGRFVFAGDASSSVYCFDRDGTRLWKLGTGGGSALSMQYRDDRLYLVTTDGSLVCVDASEAAVTAAQQGTVPVARDVKLAAALPTYVPATAAATVATVTRAPSGAVVVECVQEAGRVRVHVVSDGYDSSMNVQFPRDIREPGARYVVDSLHTAAGGFYRVRGDIRRLV
- a CDS encoding ABC transporter permease, coding for MSRSLADGSAATDTEAARAAGAATTAGAEAAAGPLRPVDPVTDPSPGGVAGRGAGAQQVLRFLLARPGLLLSVLVLALVVLAAFRPGLFTSLDPLHGVPSENFRGPGGGHWFGTDELGRDVFSRVVHGAQLSLKATLIAVGFAFVVGGIIGLVAGFVGRWVEDVLMRFVDVLLSIPSLFLSLALVTALGYGTVKVAVAVGIASVAGFARVTRAEVLRVRQAVFVEASRSCGARWYSVLGRHVLPNAAGPVIVLATLEFGSAVLAVSSLSFLGYGAPPPAPEWGTLISDGRNYLANAWWLTVLPGLAIAATGLATNRVARALDGEWSRRR
- a CDS encoding PP2C family protein-serine/threonine phosphatase, whose protein sequence is MSRKRPTDDGDELLARLGSLTAQARERAELQRSRVELALALQRGMLPRGLPTAPGFRLAVRYAPACHGLNVGGDWYDAFTMPDGRIGLSIGDVQGHNIEATAFMGQVRVGLRALASVTGEPGALLARTNELLLSLGSELFATCIFMRLDPATGALESARAGHIPCVWATADGKSGVAEDECGPPLGVLEGADYPVTRYRLTKGGIFVLLTDGVVEGPTLSVEEGLDQVVRLAGIAAVAGMRADALATAVIKGAERVGHEDDAAVLVVGHDGRTAPDVPLAGP
- a CDS encoding LLM class flavin-dependent oxidoreductase, whose translation is MSIPTITSLAFLTPGNFADDDPYTGLEETLQLFEYGERTGFDGAWIRQRHLEHGVGSAAVFLAAAGQRTERVELGTAVIPIGYESPFRLAEDLALADVLSRGRLQAGFSTGMPHAELLGDLVYDGDWRDFDLSYGRIARVIDNLRGDYLGGPDTVIRSPGNVQRPRLQPHDPGLLDRAWYGGGSLRSIRWAAGQGLNLLTGNIVTGEGTDDFSTAQLALVSEYRRTVPAGRPARIGLGRVVVPFDSADAATRARYREYAAARHARTLGPQGAGRTLFAPDLVGTAEQILERLAADPVVGAVSELRLELPYEFHRADYEQILHDVRHLIAPELGWRPAGADTGAARPVAAGGAGGTGR
- a CDS encoding MASE1 domain-containing protein, producing the protein MAPVVASPDLRRRAVLVVQTLAVALGYYAAGRLGLVRELVVEGAVFTPIWPPTGVALAALLILGIRCWPGITLGSLFVIMSLGPLRPAAVGNLIGNTAAPVCAYLMLRKVGFRNDLARLRDGLALVFLGALTAMLLSSTVGVGLLVLADRLAAHSFWPVWLAWWVGDAMGVLIVTPVLLVLHTVTRPFRLSRWKEAVGLALVTCALVPLATYSSVSLLFLVYPLLIWAALRFELAGSMLCALFTSVLATVAATDGVGPFERLSRIEVMIKLQAFNGTMALTALLLSAVIAEQRNTRRSVERACQELVEVLEHLAAGDAPPGRPTKDAENGTPSTDPGPVEKAGPAGKAGPVGNPGPGDATQGVDRPEGPKDPDDPGSPGS
- a CDS encoding ABC transporter ATP-binding protein, with protein sequence MVAPAMTGPATNGPAANRTGTDRPETTEQQVPDETVQDRQVPGTPAPHRAVLDAPGEARPGSGEHATDRPASGAPAPGEAVGKEHPLLEVRDLSVSYRTRGGTVRAVRGVDLDVWPGQITAVVGESGSGKSTTAHAITRLLAANAHVDAGTVSFGRHDLTALSERELRTVRGARIGLVPQDPTVSLNPVKRVGEQVAEVLRIHGLATRRSAPAAAIAVLERAGLPDAAVRARQYPHELSGGMRQRALIAVAIAAGPELIIADEPTSALDVTVQRVILDHLQHLTEESGTAVLLVTHDLGVAADRAQRIVVMSEGQVVEAGPTREVLENPRHAYTRRLLAAAPSLATARPRPTGPTGPADTPAPGTAPLVEVRNLVKEFRLPAAGGGARTLRAVDDVSLTLHRGRTLALVGESGSGKSTTARLVLRLAEPSAGSVLFDGADVTTARGARTRELRRRAQLVYQNPYASLDPRFSIGEVITEPLRAFRVGDRASRLARARELLGKVALPASVLDRRPAELSGGQRQRVAIARALALSPDLVVCDEPVSALDVSVQAQVLDLLAELQADTGVAYLFISHDLAVVRQIAHRVAVMRSGRIVETGTAEELFTRPRHDYTRELLAAIPGGRHAPSGAAASSETEELI